One segment of Neobacillus endophyticus DNA contains the following:
- a CDS encoding ABC transporter ATP-binding protein, with protein sequence MIFKIDNVKKSYKNGEVTEEILKGVNLFLREGEVTALVGASGSGKSTLLTIAAGLQPASDGQIIFEGENLTSMNSEQVRKIRASKFGFVFQFAHLVPFLTVEEQLLLMLDVSESKMKKREQKKEIDKILKLVEMDHRKNAYPSSLSGGERQRVAIARAIIHKPKVLFADEPTASLDSKRSKDVMTLISNLTKSLNIATLIVTHDEEMLSFADHIIKMSDGQILQKV encoded by the coding sequence ATGATATTTAAAATAGATAATGTTAAAAAATCTTATAAAAATGGAGAAGTGACAGAAGAAATTCTAAAAGGAGTAAACCTTTTTCTTCGAGAGGGTGAGGTAACCGCTTTAGTGGGGGCATCAGGCTCCGGTAAAAGCACGCTTCTAACAATAGCTGCAGGACTCCAGCCTGCATCAGATGGACAGATCATATTTGAAGGGGAAAACTTGACTTCCATGAATTCTGAACAAGTTCGAAAAATCAGGGCCAGCAAATTTGGCTTTGTCTTTCAATTTGCCCATCTGGTACCCTTTCTAACAGTAGAAGAGCAGCTGTTACTTATGTTGGATGTATCTGAATCAAAAATGAAAAAACGGGAACAGAAAAAGGAAATTGACAAAATCTTGAAATTGGTTGAAATGGATCATCGAAAAAATGCCTATCCTTCTTCATTATCAGGCGGTGAAAGGCAGCGGGTTGCTATTGCCCGTGCCATTATCCATAAACCGAAAGTTCTCTTTGCAGATGAACCAACTGCAAGTTTGGATTCAAAACGATCAAAAGATGTGATGACATTAATTAGTAATTTAACAAAGTCACTCAATATTGCCACATTAATAGTAACACATGACGAAGAAATGCTTTCTTTTGCTGATCATATCATTAAAATGAGTGATGGGCAGATTTTACAAAAAGTGTAG